The Arabidopsis thaliana chromosome 5, partial sequence genomic interval aaaaaaaattgaataatttgtTACTTTGCATTCTTTCAAAAGAGACCTTCAGCTACTAAACTGATAAAGATATTCATATAGGATGATGGAGCTGGCTTTTACTTTAACATTGATCAAATTTCCCCTAAATAATTGAGGCATTGACTGATTGATTAAGATAAAGGTTCCTATCACAGTAGCATGCAACTGTTTCTCTAAGTAAGATTACACACACATGAAACTATGACTCTGTGGGGCGTAGAATGTTTAATATGATCAGTTCAAGGATACACAAGTTATCTGTGTTTATGACTGCTTGTGGCCTTGTAACTGTATCTCGATGTTAAATGGAGCTTTTCTTCTATATCTTGTAGTGCTATGCAGCGTGGTATGCCTCAGTTCCTGGTTTGAAAGTCCTTGCTCCGTATTCAGCTGAAGATGCTCGTGGTCTTCTTAAAGCTGCCATTAGAGACCCTGACCCTGTTGTCTTCCTTGAAAACGAGTTACTGTAAGTAGTATTCCTAATTTGAGTTCTTGCATGTGATTAGAGCCTACGGTCTCATATCAGTACCTCCTTAAATTGATTTCATCATGCAGATATGGTGAATCATTCCCTATTTCAGAAGAAGCCCTTGATTCAAGTTTCTGTCTTCCCATAGGCAAAGCCAAGGTACTGTCACTCAGTATctattgtcttcttcttatgtgtctctttcatctttcttctatCTAGCAGTTGGATGCTTTAATGTTGTCTTTGCCTATAACAGATTGAACGAGAAGGAAAGGACGTAACGATAGTAACTTTCTCGAAGATGGTCGGTTTCGCCCTCAAGGTTTGCCATTTCCTCCACTTTCCTTTTAGTAATTAAAACTGAGAACGTTCTTGCTAGTTTTATGGCTATAGCTCAAATATTCCTTTTGGATGTTGTTTTGCCTCACATGCTTTGTTTTTACAAACTGGTGTTTCTCTTTGTTCCGtctttgaattatttatttaatgtaCCTGATTCTAGGCAGCTGAGAAGCTCGCAGAAGAGGGAATAAGTGCTGAGGTATGAAGATTTTTAGATTTCTCTCTTGTAAACCTGCTTAAATCTGATACGTGAACTCtgaacttttttctttgttaaaatGCTTAGGTAATAAATCTTCGATCAATCCGTCCGCTTGACCGAGCCACCATCAATGCTTCAGTGAGGAAAACGAGTAGATTGGTAACAGTTGAAGAAGGTTTCCCACAACATGGAGTCTGTGCAGAAATTTGGTTAACTTCAATTCCTTAATTCAATAGAGATCTTATTATCACCTGGATTGTATAATAGTTTTAAAACACGGATTAAACTTTTTCCGTAATGGATCAGTGCGTCGGTTGTAGAAGAGAGCTTTTCGTACTTGGATGCACCGGTCGAGAGGATTGCAGGAGCTGATGTTCCAATGCCGTATGCAGCTAACCTAGAGAGATTGGCTCTTCCTCAGGTTTGTTTTGTCCCTTCTTTGCATCGAAAACTTGGTTCAATTTTGTCTGTTATTAATGAATTTGAGATGAAATGATTCTGCAGATAGAGGACATCGTTCGTGCATCAAAGAGAGCTTGTTACAGATCGAAATAAAATCGTCAACATCAACacatttcttctttgatctttaAAGGGaaaggaaaataagaaaaaaggagaaaaatgatctctctgtctctcacTTTTGCTATAAGAAACCACCATTCCTCGTGATTTATTTCATCTTTTGCTATTATTCTTTACTGCAGcggttttcgtttttctttttgtcccTTCCCAAATTGATAATTCTAATCTTTGGGgttaattgataaaaattgATCGAGAATGCTAGTAAAGGAGTTCACAACACCTGTTTTTCCATCAAATAATGAATGAGGTGTGCCTAATTCATGTCTGATATTCTTTTATTCtcgtattattatttttgaaaacgGTATTAGTGAGTTAACCTCCAATGACGTTTAGCATATACTTTTGGTGatataattgtaatttgatttaaaCGCTATTGATCAACCTATggataaaaaaggaaaaagcttTGGtgtggaaaaaaaatgttgatgaaaacGAATTTAAACAAGTTCCAATATTTGAAGCAGCAATCAAAATGTTTGAACATCTATTCACGACAATTTTTAGCAACACTCTTATCACAAGACCAATCTTGGAAGCCTCAAAATCCATTTCAAAAACTATACAATTTAAAAGTAGGATTCTAAAGCTACCTGAATTATGTTTTTACATCAGAGTCAAAATCACATTTTCTATTTGTGCACTCTATTCTGCTACAAAGAATTTGAACTCCTTCAACCATTCTCTCTTGAAACGGAAGCAATCTCTTATTTTGATGCACTAATATAACTCCAACTCATTTCTCAATCATCTTTCCTATCTCCGGATCCCAAAAACTTCTGATCTGCTCCTGAAAAGTAAGTCCATCGATAGCCCGAGTGCTGGAGGAGGTTTAAGTCCCCATATGTACTTTCTAGAAGAAGCCCCACGAGCCCCGTCTTTGTTTGAAATCTTTCTCATTGATGTCCCTTCCCCAGACTTTAATGATCTCGATAACCCAAAAGAAGTCTCAGTCTTTGCACCAAATACTGAGGTTTTCTTTGATAGATCTTCCAATGGGTACCCAACTGCACCGTCCTGGTGAGGAGGCGGAAACTTCTCACTCTTGCTCTTTCCATTTGTTTGTGATATCGATCTCCATCTCTGCAAACACACATTAGCAAGGGGCAATATTACAGAATCTTCTGCATTGGAACGAAAAAATACCATGCTAGATAATTGACATGTATAGCTGATCTATAAGCCTATGCATATGCATGTATTCTCAATAACTTGATGCAAGCAGTGTGACTAAAACTAGTGAATGCGTTgaggaatatatatatatatatatgctcaTATGAAGATTGTGTGTTTATGTGCGTGTCCATGAGTATAAATGGGATAAGATGAGGATTTTCTTACATCTAAGTTTGCTTGACTCTCGGCATTAGCTTCTGGGGCTGGAATAGCTCGCCCAGTGCGATCCCCTCGATACCTTATTCTTCTAGCTCCATCAATACCACTACCTTTTCCAGCAAGACCCTTTTGCCTAGAATTACAATGAATGCAGCCACGAGAAGAGACCGATTACACATCAGTCTAATTGATAGCATAAGCATCAAGAAAACACATAAAAGATGTAAAATTAAGTACCTTCTTAACTCTTCGTCCCTCAGCTTTACATTCAGTTCTTTGGAAGGTGGATACTTTGGTAAACTTGAAGGATCACAAGGTAACGGTTCAGTAGTAAAGAACTGCACATGcaaaccaaataatatagcACTTTGATCAGGAAGTGCTTTTGCTTGCATAATATGTGATCACAAACTAAccaaaaagaatgaaaaaactcaaaatttgaAGTTTCATACGTCAAACAATTGAAAGATTGGAGGGCAAGGATTACTCACTTCACTATTCAATGCCGAGGTAGAAGTTCCTCGATCAGCAGGGTCTATAGTGAGAAGTGTCTCAACTAGATGCACAGAGGATGGAGTGAAACCATTGAAGGCTTCAGCCACACAACGTTTGTACGGATGTTGCGGCTTAAAAAGAGTTGCGTTTGGCAGTCTGTACTTCTTCCAGTACGAATCTGAAGGGGAGCCacataatttgaatatcttATGAAGTTGTTCGACCTACAAAGAACAAATTAGGTAGGAAAAACAGTAAACAACaatgttattaatttttggttgTACATTCATTTGTGGTCCAACATCATACAGTTGGTTTTCAAAGATAAATCACCAAGAAGTATTAATTGCTCTCTATAATGCAAGCTCAAATAACAGGGCCTACACATTTGTATCATCTAATAGAAACTAAAGATTCCTAAGCAGactaaataaaacaagataaaGACGATTTTGTTTACCTCGGTTCTTCCCGGCATAACGGGCTTGCCAGCAAGTAACTCAGCCATAATACAACCAGCACTCCAAAGATCAACACCAGTTCCATAACTGGTAGCTCCAAGAAGAAGCTCGGGAGGACGGTACCAAAGTGTGACAACACGACTAGTCAttgtttgcttttgctttGGGTCATAAAACGTAGCCAACCCGAAATCAGCAATCTTCAGTATTCCATCATTATCTATAAGAAGATTAGAACCTTTGATATCCCGATGTAATACTCCTCGACTATGGCAATGCTCCAATCCAGATAGTAGCTGCTTCATAAAGCATTTAAcctgaagaacaaaaacaataacacaCCATTTAGAATGATCTAGATATAATTACGACAAAAGATCAAGCTTATTTTTTAGACCTCAACTTTTGTATATTCATATACAAGTTGATATCATTGTTACTGTACTTTCCATACTAAACTAATATGTAATTACTCAACTTAACAGCAagtaaaaatatcaaatatgcAGAGATAATAAAAGAACCAAATCCAATGAACGGCAATTCATAAAG includes:
- the MAB1 gene encoding Transketolase family protein (MACCI-BOU (MAB1); FUNCTIONS IN: pyruvate dehydrogenase (acetyl-transferring) activity, catalytic activity; INVOLVED IN: defense response to bacterium; LOCATED IN: mitochondrion, nucleolus, plasma membrane; EXPRESSED IN: 25 plant structures; EXPRESSED DURING: 17 growth stages; CONTAINS InterPro DOMAIN/s: Transketolase, C-terminal (InterPro:IPR005476), Transketolase-like, C-terminal (InterPro:IPR015941), Transketolase, C-terminal/Pyruvate-ferredoxin oxidoreductase, domain II (InterPro:IPR009014), Transketolase-like, pyrimidine-binding domain (InterPro:IPR005475); BEST Arabidopsis thaliana protein match is: pyruvate dehydrogenase E1 beta (TAIR:AT1G30120.1); Has 17839 Blast hits to 17830 proteins in 2804 species: Archae - 215; Bacteria - 11375; Metazoa - 619; Fungi - 227; Plants - 405; Viruses - 0; Other Eukaryotes - 4998 (source: NCBI BLink).), whose protein sequence is MLGILRQRAIDGASTLRRTRFALVSARSYAAGAKEMTVRDALNSAIDEEMSADPKVFVMGEEVGQYQGAYKITKGLLEKYGPERVYDTPITEAGFTGIGVGAAYAGLKPVVEFMTFNFSMQAIDHIINSAAKSNYMSAGQINVPIVFRGPNGAAAGVGAQHSQCYAAWYASVPGLKVLAPYSAEDARGLLKAAIRDPDPVVFLENELLYGESFPISEEALDSSFCLPIGKAKIEREGKDVTIVTFSKMVGFALKAAEKLAEEGISAEVINLRSIRPLDRATINASVRKTSRLVTVEEGFPQHGVCAEICASVVEESFSYLDAPVERIAGADVPMPYAANLERLALPQIEDIVRASKRACYRSK
- a CDS encoding Protein kinase superfamily protein (Protein kinase superfamily protein; FUNCTIONS IN: protein serine/threonine kinase activity, protein kinase activity, ATP binding; INVOLVED IN: N-terminal protein myristoylation, protein amino acid phosphorylation; LOCATED IN: plasma membrane; EXPRESSED IN: 21 plant structures; EXPRESSED DURING: 13 growth stages; CONTAINS InterPro DOMAIN/s: Protein kinase, ATP binding site (InterPro:IPR017441), Protein kinase, catalytic domain (InterPro:IPR000719), Serine/threonine-protein kinase domain (InterPro:IPR002290), Serine/threonine-protein kinase-like domain (InterPro:IPR017442), Protein kinase-like domain (InterPro:IPR011009), Serine/threonine-protein kinase, active site (InterPro:IPR008271); BEST Arabidopsis thaliana protein match is: Protein kinase superfamily protein (TAIR:AT1G54610.3); Has 127216 Blast hits to 125539 proteins in 4407 species: Archae - 96; Bacteria - 14251; Metazoa - 47558; Fungi - 13008; Plants - 31428; Viruses - 439; Other Eukaryotes - 20436 (source: NCBI BLink).); this encodes MGCVLCKESTGDKRKHNNPDEPPPADLRNTEDLPSSSSTTTAAISVEIGEKKKKDLDSIQIQPERRTWHTGDFSAGSSRRPGMSLRTPEGWPPWLIAACGDSIKDLTPRRATTYEKLEKIGQGTYSNVYKAKDLLSGKIVALKKVRFDNLEAESVKFMAREILVLRRLNHPNVIKLQGLVTSRVSCSLYLVFEYMEHDLSGLAATQGLKFDLPQVKCFMKQLLSGLEHCHSRGVLHRDIKGSNLLIDNDGILKIADFGLATFYDPKQKQTMTSRVVTLWYRPPELLLGATSYGTGVDLWSAGCIMAELLAGKPVMPGRTEVEQLHKIFKLCGSPSDSYWKKYRLPNATLFKPQHPYKRCVAEAFNGFTPSSVHLVETLLTIDPADRGTSTSALNSEFFTTEPLPCDPSSLPKYPPSKELNVKLRDEELRRQKGLAGKGSGIDGARRIRYRGDRTGRAIPAPEANAESQANLDRWRSISQTNGKSKSEKFPPPHQDGAVGYPLEDLSKKTSVFGAKTETSFGLSRSLKSGEGTSMRKISNKDGARGASSRKYIWGLKPPPALGLSMDLLFRSRSEVFGIRR
- a CDS encoding Protein kinase superfamily protein — encoded protein: MGCVLCKESTGDKRKHNNPDEPPPADLRNTEDLPSSSSTTTAAISVEIGEKKKKDLDSIQIQPERRTWHTGDFSAGSSRRPGMSLRTPEGWPPWLIAACGDSIKDLTPRRATTYEKLEKIGQGTYSNVYKAKDLLSGKIVALKKVRFDNLEAESVKFMAREILVLRRLNHPNVIKLQGLVTSRVSCSLYLVFEYMEHDLSGLAATQGLKFDLPQVKCFMKQLLSGLEHCHSRGVLHRDIKGSNLLIDNDGILKIADFGLATFYDPKQKQTMTSRVVTLWYRPPELLLGATSYGTGVDLWSAGCIMAELLAGKPVMPGRTEVEQLHKIFKLCGSPSDSYWKKYRLPNATLFKPQHPYKRCVAEAFNGFTPSSVHLVETLLTIDPADRGTSTSALNSEFFTTEPLPCDPSSLPKYPPSKELNVKLRDEELRRQKGLAGKGSGIDGARRIRYRGDRTGRAIPAPEANAESQANLDVRKSSSYPIYTHGHAHKHTIFI